The genome window ACCGTCTGACTTAACCTGTCTGATTCGGTGCTGAATAATTCATGGCGTCGACGTAAGTTCGGAGTTCGCCTCGATCGCAATATTCGACGCTGCCCTAACCGCGCACAGCTTTAACCGCTTCCCTTCCCACGAATTTACATACCAAGATTAGAATCTTCGCCGCTCATTCCAGCGGTCGATCCGTCCTCGCGGGCGAATTCTTCTCGACAAACTATTCGCATCCCCGAGGAAGATGCGCGACGACTTTCAGCGCCTCGGCCGAAACCTTCGGCGAAGACGTTAACGCGTCGACTTTAGCCTTTGAAAGCGAGGTAATTTCCGGGTGCGACGCCGCGCAGCCGAGCCCGCCTCGAATCTCCCGAGCTTCCCATGTTCGACGGTCGGAGAGAGAATCCCGAGGACGCGAATCCCTTTTGAATTCGAGTCATCGATCGCGAGAGAGATTTCAATCGGCGAGCTCGAAACGCGGAGCGTGAAGGGCGGCTGGCTGGAAAGAGGATCCGCGATCGATTCGAAGCGTGCTCCTCTCACCCCAGACGCGAACCGCGAGCAGCCACCCTGGTACCGACGAGGACGCAGAGTCTTTGGCTTACCACGAGCGACGGAGTCCCCCGGCCTCCGGCGGCGGCAGCGATgggttcgatcgatcgatcattcCCGGCGGGTCTCGGGGGTGAGCCCCGCGGCCGTGAATCTCTCTTCGCGAGGAAAGACGGAGGGCCTAGGACGGGAGAGATTTCGGCGATTGGACGGTCCGAGCGGTTCGGAGGTCGGTTTGTTCGGTCGAAGGGCCTCGAGGCCGACCCTACGCACCGGCTCGACTCGGTTCGGCGCTGCCGGCGCTGTCGGCGGTTCGGCGACGGGAAGGGGTGGCCGAAGGGGTGGCGGCGGGTGTGGAGGTGCGCGCGCAAGCTACCCCCGTCGGTGGACTGGCGTGTAACACGTAATCGAACTGGGAGCGCCGCGGTTCGTCGTCAGCTCCGTGATCCGCGAACGACAGGGCTGAATCTTGGACGAAAACCGAGCGAACGGGTAAACGGGGGGGACACGACCGCCGGGTACCGAGAGGAACACGCGAACGGCGTTCCGCGACGCGATCGAACGGCGAGCGAGAAAACCGGGATCCTCCTCGGGACTGTCCGGTGAAAGGAGGAACGTCGCATCCGAGTCGCTCCGACTGATACGGTGACGTATCGCTGGTGGTGTTGGTGTGCCAGTGGTTGGTGGTGGTCGGTGCACGAGTGCGCGAGGGTGTAGGTGCCACGGGGGACGTGGAGGCGATCGTACTTTGCCCGTCCGATGGAACCGAGGGGACGGGTTCCGGCCTCGAGCGAGACTCGGTGAATTCGAGTCGAGTCGGGGAGTAGGAGACTCGGCGCCGAGCGAAACAGGGTGTGTTACCGACGGGCCTAGCGTCCGAGTGCGGGCGTAGGGTGGACGAGCGCGAGAGGGTGCACTGGTAGCGGTAGGAGGGTAAACCGCAGCGCGTTCGCTGCCAGGGACGCGCGTGTGCTCCGCCTGGGGAGAGCCCGAGTGCTCGGTCGGTGTCGGACGACAGGCGAAACTcggcgacgacgaggacgacgaggaggacgacgacgacgacgacgacggagtCGCAATGGCGCCGAGTGCGGCTCCGTCGAGGAGTCGGCTGCTCTTCGCCGGCGGTTCCGCGACGTTCACGTGAGCAGCCCACCACCCCCCATGCTACtcgagccgccgccgccgccgccgtcgccgtccGTGCCTAGTCCTAGAGCCGATCGCGCtagcctcctcctcctcctccgcctcctcctcctcggccAGGTGGGCCGCTCTAACCGGGATCGCGCCGCGAACACCATGACAAGGACCCGCGGGAGGCAGCCGTCGCGGAAGATCGAGGACCGGTCGTGTCACTGACACCGAGACTCGGGTACGGTGGTGCGTGCATGTGGCTGTGCGAGTGCGGCCGCGGAGTGCGCGAGTTTCCAGGTGATCCGTTCGATCGTGCGCTCGTATCCTCGAACACGTCCCCCCGCCCCCCTCGGTGGCCGACGGCTCTAGGGACCCGTGGCCGTCGCCCCGCGATCGCGCCGCCGGTGACCGTCATGCCGCGGAGACGCCAGTGACACGTCCGCCCACGGGACGAACCATTCGCAACTGGCCATCGCCAAGAACCAACGCGAAACAGGACACGAGCAGGAGAGAGCACCGCGAACCGAGCGGAGAGAGCAGCTCGCCGACAGACCGGACAGGCCAGACGAACGGGAGCAGGCGCCGCGCAGGGGGTGGGGGCGGCTCGCGAGAGGAGGCGGAAGGCGGAACGCGGAAGCCCGAAGGCCGAAGGCCGAAGGCGGAAGAAGCCGAGAGGCGGACGCCGGAAGCAAGCCGGAAGCAAGCCGGAAGCAAGCCGGAAGCAAGCCGGAAGGAAGCCGGAAGGGGTTCGTCGCCGGCAAACCTGTTCTCCTAGGATAATCCGGCAACCTGGCGGACCAGGAGGAAGGCGGCTTGGCGGCGATGCAGGGCAAGGAGAGCCCCGTCGGGTCCAACACCCAGGAGACCCATCAGTATGTCGGCCCTTATCGACTGGAGAAAACCTTGGGCAAAGGGCAGACCGGTGCGTCCTCGCCAGATTTACTTTTCGTTAGGAACAACGCCGATTCCGCCAACTCGCGCACTCCCGACGTGTTTCCGTTCCGCCGCCTCGGCGTGGGCTCGCCGACGCGGGGCCGGCCGGAACCGGACACCTTGAACTACTTAGAACGCGTGACGAAACGTTCGAATCGACCCGAATCTATTGCCTCGAGTCACGAGCTATTGTCGTCCCCGTTATTTATTAATACCGTACACACGAGAACCCCTTTGTCACGCCGCAGGCATCTACGAAAAAATAGGTTGACCGAATGCGCTCAAAGACTATCGGCCGAAGCAAATGGGAAACTAGCCGGCCGCTTTCGAACAAGCGAATCACCGATACCCGCTTACGTCGCGCTGTTTCTCGCATTTTTAACGCGGCCTTCGCGAATCGCTGCTGCACGCTCGCGCTTAAATCTTTGAATACGTATTCGAAACGCGGAATCTCGCTGTAAACGGTTCACGCGTTGTATCAAAGTTTAGGGTTGAAAGGAATGGGTACTCGTTAGTTAACTCCATTAGGAAATACCGAGCGTTTCCAGTGAAAGATTtacggaatgcaaagggttcaaggaattatattacaatagCTGCGTTGCCATCGCGATTTTACCTCGGATAAGAATCCCCGAGAAAGCCATTTCACCTTTCAACTCCGACTTATGTATTCGGAAGCTGTTTCGAGAGGGTTAAATGGTCTGCAGCCTGAAATCTTGGAAGCGGAAGAATTGAAGATCGTCGCTAATCGTCGTAGAAAGAATGGAAGGAGAGCCAATTCCCTCGCGCAATTTCATGCAATTCCAGCGATTAGTCGGCTAGGGTAAAATCCGCTGGAATATTATCCGAGCTTGTATATACTTCAAGATAGTAAAAGTCTTGTGAAACTTGACGTTGCCGATAACTCCACTAGAAGAAGAACTTGTCAAATTTTAGAATAATTGAAACGATGAACTCCGACAGCTCCGAACGATATTAACGCGTAATTGAACATTTCTATCGCGTTAATGGGGCCGCGCCGCTCAAATGCAATTACTATTTGCAATTCGCAACGCGAACGAATCTCTGACGAGACGATTGAATCGTCACGCGTCGCGATAATCGTTCGTTCGCGTTGAAAAGGATCCGTCGAGTTCCCAAGACGAAACGTTCCTCGCCGCTAATGCTCCGTAAATACGCGGGTAATCGAGTTTTCCCGAATACCATCGATCGCTCGCGGCGCAGCAAGATTTCGACACACGCTGCGTCTTTTCGTCACGTCTCGTCAACGTTGTCCGTTAGAGACGTTTCGTTCCATTCGAATTTCGAGAAACCTTCACCGATTTCATACTAAATTCCACAGCATTATTTTTTTCTAGTTTCTTGAACTCTTCTTTCGTCGTTActattacttaatattattcaaagCCCATGTACCCTGAGAaccaacactagaactacctagcaTTAATCTAATTCAGCTTTCGTATTGATAAATGAATGTCTtcatttcccagagaaacatccgttacTTTTTCAATAACTGTGAAAAAAGAATTTCAGGAACAGTTCTAATCCATTCGGTGGTTCCAGTGGTAATATCGAAGCACGTGGTCGAAGCGTTCTCAGGCCAAATGTTATTTGCCAGCGAGACTTAAAGGCTTAAACGCGCAGAGCCGCGGTGCAAGATGACTCTTACCGGTAATTAAAAGCCGCGAATATGAAAATCGATTCCCGTGCTGGGAGGTTCCGGGGGAACGAAGTAAATCCGTTGGTTCCAGTGGAGTCTCTTTCCGCAGACCCGAATTAGCTAGGATCCCGAAGCCCAGAGTCGTTCTCGCCGTCTTAAAAGTATCCCGGACTCctctgaaaagaagaaaataaccGAGAAAGGGGCCACCTGAAAAACGGGGTCGTTGAGGAAACTAAAAGCGTCGAATCACCGTTCGAAACCACTCAATCCTTGTGTAGTGAAATTTCATCGTTCCAGTTTCTATCGTCTCGATGCCACAGCTTCCCTCGCAGCCCCGCTGAACACCCTATTACAGGGTAATTCAGTGTGCGTCTCGATCTCGTTTAAACTGTCAATTCTCTACACGCTCAATTGATTCCAGTGATACACAAACCTCGCGCAGAAGTCGAACAGGTCAAACTGACTGACGAACGACGTAAACGGTTCTTTTAGAAAAAAGCTTGCCATCTCACCTCGATCTAGCTCGAAGATAGAAACCACCCTGATACGTTTCTGTTGGTAAATCCATCGAAATTTCCGTCCCTCCAACTGAAACACACCAATTATACAAgtaaatcatttattaacaTTGACTCATAATTAGTAATTCTCCAACATCTTTTTATGAACCTTGTCAgcattaaccttttgaactctgtaggctccaatatcgcaccagttataatactaaatattttaatgaatctcgtactaagaaggaaaataaatgatcgaagaaatgttataacatttctataaaaattagttacagttgctgatagattacaaaaccatctggagtgctaagggttaagatctACGATCAAACGCATCGACTGAACCCTGGAACTACCCAGCAATAAGGGTGACTTACTTCCAACCTTTATCAAAACCAGAATACATCTATTGAGTCTCGAAGGGTGTCCCAATTCTGAGTCTGTGCGAATACACGGATCTAACTGAAAATCTTCCGCGAAAACGCGTTCGTAATTGAAACACTCGCAAAGTAAAAACACCGAACTGGGTCAATTCGACTCGTCcggcagtttcagtgttaatcgtTGCAGAGAAACGGGTGTCCTGGTGCCCGCCGCGGAGAGACACGAGATTTTCGTGCGTGTTTCCGCGGCGGTTCCGAGAGAACAACGCTCGCGGAGCCGCGTTACGCGTCGTTTGATCTTGAACAGTCCCCGGAAAGTGGTCGGCTGGGGAGCCCTCGAGTACAGCGATTCGATTGCATTCGAGGGAAAGTGCAACGCGGCCGTGCACGCTATACAATTTTCTTAGGCGGGTCGAAAGGGCGGCGGGGACGGCTCGGGGTTTTCACGCGCCGTCGCGCCGCCCGCTCCGACGCGTTTCCCCGCTGCCCCGAAAGCGGACAGACCCACCGAGGAAAGAATACGCCTTTCATTCGGCCCGCATACACCGTTTTCCGCGTTTTTAAAGCAACCACCGCGACCCTCCACGGAAACCGACTGCGACGCGAGCGAACCAGCGAGCCCCAAGATGCGAAAGTCGGCTAGCAGGGTGTGACGCGCGCGACGAATCGATACGATCGAACGGCCCGC of Nomia melanderi isolate GNS246 chromosome 5, iyNomMela1, whole genome shotgun sequence contains these proteins:
- the LOC116424642 gene encoding uncharacterized protein LOC116424642 isoform X2, producing the protein MDLPTETYQGGFYLRARSRGVRDTFKTARTTLGFGILANSGLRKETPLEPTDLLRSPGTSQHGNRFSYSRLLITVMVPVSSTVIPLPVYKVVYGLGVLSKDKKAQSSFKPEGGVKLITNKKAQEKKT
- the LOC116424642 gene encoding uncharacterized protein LOC116424642 isoform X1, with translation MERTRSKIFTRRVFLCRVGGTEISMDLPTETYQGGFYLRARSRGVRDTFKTARTTLGFGILANSGLRKETPLEPTDLLRSPGTSQHGNRFSYSRLLITVMVPVSSTVIPLPVYKVVYGLGVLSKDKKAQSSFKPEGGVKLITNKKAQEKKT